From a region of the Thiomicrorhabdus sp. genome:
- a CDS encoding diguanylate cyclase has translation MARINFKQYTFKSVLLNQLFIAIAVAFAISLPLISIPAFFALNHAVNSDISHLEKESYASVNEHLNTGWQPYNIDKVYQQLRERMPGAALFLQKAPQFIDPEVDDVVDPSTPTTATFKRLIEDVQRNERVIIETNILNSTINAAIPIKFQSQCLVCHSQEVKTGQIYAGALAGTMVLQVPMSINQVSATSIIIFFVVFLLIFIAVATIITNKLVQTNLLVPLAGLNERVQRLRLSSHEQQIDWERTPQKMIEIDQIDESISNHIHTIHGIYDKLDALVVTEHETGLFHKERFNEVMKYELFRSHRYQHPFSLLLIKLVNVKVMNSTAKNIEMEQPGSKYMVFGQVLHNDTRETDMAFRLEEHIFAIVAPETDAEGIEHVKNDIYNRLINSEVEIPNEVQKSIVRPEYEFTIQLGHATYTGDDTTAKELLKAAVVSMRNSPEQTGRYPPSNNDEPKKITE, from the coding sequence ATGGCTAGAATAAATTTTAAACAATATACATTCAAATCTGTTCTTCTGAACCAGCTGTTTATTGCGATCGCTGTCGCTTTTGCAATAAGTTTGCCGCTTATAAGTATTCCAGCATTTTTTGCTTTGAATCATGCTGTTAATTCAGATATATCTCATTTAGAAAAAGAGAGTTATGCCTCTGTCAATGAGCACCTTAATACCGGTTGGCAGCCTTATAATATAGATAAGGTTTATCAGCAACTGCGTGAAAGAATGCCTGGTGCTGCGTTGTTCTTACAAAAAGCACCGCAGTTTATCGACCCTGAAGTTGACGATGTGGTGGACCCATCAACACCGACAACAGCTACTTTTAAACGTTTGATTGAAGATGTTCAACGTAACGAAAGAGTGATTATTGAAACCAACATTCTTAACAGCACAATCAATGCGGCTATTCCAATTAAATTCCAAAGTCAGTGTTTAGTTTGTCACTCTCAAGAAGTTAAAACTGGTCAAATTTATGCTGGGGCTTTAGCAGGCACGATGGTGCTTCAAGTACCTATGTCAATTAACCAAGTTTCTGCCACTTCTATCATTATATTTTTTGTCGTATTCCTATTAATTTTTATTGCGGTGGCAACCATCATTACCAATAAATTGGTACAAACAAACTTATTAGTGCCATTAGCAGGGCTAAATGAACGTGTTCAACGTTTACGATTAAGCAGTCATGAACAACAAATTGACTGGGAAAGAACCCCACAAAAAATGATTGAAATAGATCAAATTGATGAAAGCATCTCTAACCATATCCATACTATTCATGGTATATACGATAAGTTAGATGCCCTAGTTGTTACAGAACACGAAACTGGCTTGTTCCATAAAGAACGATTTAATGAAGTCATGAAATATGAGCTATTCCGTAGCCATCGCTATCAGCATCCGTTTTCATTACTACTGATTAAACTGGTTAACGTCAAGGTTATGAACTCAACAGCTAAAAACATTGAGATGGAACAACCTGGCTCTAAATACATGGTGTTTGGGCAAGTTCTACATAATGACACACGTGAAACAGATATGGCTTTCCGTTTAGAGGAGCATATTTTTGCAATAGTCGCTCCTGAAACTGATGCAGAAGGTATTGAGCACGTTAAGAATGATATTTATAATCGACTGATTAATAGCGAAGTAGAAATACCAAATGAGGTTCAAAAATCGATTGTACGTCCAGAATATGAGTTTACTATTCAACTAGGGCATGCAACCTATACTGGCGATGACACAACGGCTAAAGAACTACTAAAAGCCGCTGTTGTCTCTATGCGTAACTCGCCTGAACAAACAGGGCGTTACCCGCCAAGTAATAACGACGAGCCTAAAAAGATTACGGAATAA
- a CDS encoding heme biosynthesis HemY N-terminal domain-containing protein, whose product MRLIIVLAILFLFATSLATLLLNDNGQVSMVWQDYVIETSVSFLIAAVLISFIVAYGVIRLIINIWHFPVIWRRHRKMRQYSKAETAMAKGMIALEYGDWHKAEKQLIKSAKNSEAGLVHYLSAAKMAHNQKAYSRRDQYLAQARDLYTEEYVTIGLVEARLLSDDKPEMALAILQALHEQQPKNPTILAEYAMGLRKLGFWKTLSEILPDIKKTRALGTAEYFELEQSYWAGKLASASDQEELDSIWKSLTTKQQYDPALLAEYVEQRIGWGQEVTLQALLEKAIKKHWNDRLIYQYGRLTLGPAFERLKVAEKWRTTIGEENPVLLLTLGRLACKSQLWGMGQSYLKQSLKLRPEVETFHALAQCYEAEGKDNQAALIYKEAILKLERK is encoded by the coding sequence ATGAGATTAATAATTGTTTTAGCCATTCTATTTTTGTTTGCAACATCACTAGCCACCTTGCTTTTAAATGACAATGGACAGGTTTCGATGGTTTGGCAAGATTATGTCATTGAAACCAGTGTGAGTTTTTTAATTGCCGCGGTATTAATTAGTTTTATTGTCGCTTACGGTGTGATTAGGCTAATTATCAATATTTGGCATTTCCCTGTCATTTGGCGTCGTCACCGTAAAATGCGTCAATACAGCAAAGCTGAAACAGCCATGGCGAAAGGTATGATCGCGTTAGAATATGGTGATTGGCACAAAGCTGAAAAACAGTTAATTAAGAGTGCTAAAAATAGTGAAGCAGGCCTGGTGCATTACCTAAGTGCCGCTAAAATGGCTCATAATCAAAAAGCCTATAGCCGCCGTGATCAATACTTGGCACAAGCAAGAGATTTATACACAGAAGAATACGTAACCATCGGTTTAGTCGAGGCTCGTTTGTTGTCGGATGATAAGCCTGAAATGGCTTTAGCCATACTGCAAGCACTACATGAACAGCAACCTAAAAATCCAACCATATTGGCAGAGTATGCAATGGGTTTACGTAAACTAGGCTTTTGGAAAACCCTATCTGAAATACTGCCTGATATTAAAAAAACACGAGCTTTAGGTACGGCAGAATACTTTGAATTAGAACAAAGTTATTGGGCTGGTAAATTGGCCTCAGCCAGTGACCAAGAAGAGTTAGATTCTATTTGGAAGTCCCTCACCACAAAACAACAGTATGACCCTGCATTATTAGCAGAATATGTTGAGCAGCGTATCGGCTGGGGTCAAGAGGTTACTTTACAGGCCTTGCTAGAAAAGGCGATTAAAAAGCACTGGAATGACCGCTTGATATACCAGTATGGCCGTTTAACTTTAGGTCCCGCATTTGAACGCCTTAAGGTTGCAGAAAAATGGCGAACCACTATTGGGGAAGAAAACCCAGTTTTACTGTTAACATTAGGTCGTTTAGCATGTAAAAGCCAATTATGGGGAATGGGGCAAAGTTATTTAAAACAGAGTTTAAAATTACGACCTGAGGTTGAAACCTTTCACGCATTGGCACAATGTTATGAAGCGGAAGGTAAAGATAATCAAGCCGCTCTTATCTATAAAGAAGCTATATTGAAGTTAGAACGTAAATAA
- a CDS encoding uroporphyrinogen-III synthase: MTDFTFLNTRPAHQAEALTLLVKELGGLVLACPTMQIHWLTPSQNQLDYIQNFDKLIFTSANAVQGWLKAEQQLALNQANFTGKFYAIGKATKVKGEELGLQIETLSQTQFDSEHLLAHNQMQAVNGEKIALIKGEGGRQLIEQTLSERGAEVEEVNVYRRSQVPFCKKEWQHFIESPSPILLISSLESWQNLNNGLQGLQGGNLPGLVNSDLVNQLQKVFNKLAGLVVMSDRIAIDIKKSGCLTPIQVVKIQSNAGIVQAIQDLLEHQ, translated from the coding sequence GTGACTGACTTTACGTTCTTAAACACTCGACCGGCTCATCAAGCTGAAGCGTTAACCCTCTTGGTTAAAGAGTTGGGAGGGTTGGTTTTAGCTTGTCCAACCATGCAAATTCACTGGCTTACACCTTCCCAGAATCAATTAGATTATATTCAAAATTTTGATAAGCTTATTTTTACCAGTGCTAATGCCGTACAGGGTTGGTTAAAAGCAGAACAACAATTAGCGTTGAACCAAGCAAACTTTACTGGCAAGTTCTACGCTATAGGCAAGGCCACTAAAGTAAAGGGTGAAGAGCTGGGTTTACAGATTGAGACTTTATCTCAAACTCAGTTTGATAGTGAACACCTCTTAGCACACAACCAAATGCAAGCCGTAAACGGTGAAAAGATTGCATTAATAAAAGGTGAGGGTGGTCGCCAGTTGATTGAGCAAACCTTATCTGAACGTGGTGCTGAGGTTGAAGAAGTCAATGTATATAGGCGAAGCCAAGTGCCATTTTGCAAAAAGGAGTGGCAACATTTTATTGAATCACCCTCTCCTATATTATTGATTAGTAGCTTAGAAAGCTGGCAAAACTTAAACAATGGCTTACAAGGTTTGCAAGGTGGTAATTTACCAGGCCTGGTAAATTCTGACCTGGTTAATCAATTACAAAAGGTGTTTAATAAATTAGCAGGCCTGGTGGTAATGAGTGACAGAATTGCCATAGACATAAAAAAGTCTGGTTGTTTAACACCCATTCAAGTGGTAAAAATACAAAGTAACGCTGGTATTGTTCAGGCAATACAAGATTTGCTGGAACATCAATGA
- the hemC gene encoding hydroxymethylbilane synthase — MKKTLRIATRKSPLAMWQAEFVKAELEKVHPGLEIILLPMVTKGDKILDVPLAKIGGKGLFTKELEDRMMDGDADIAVHSMKDVPMELPEGFALGAILERHAPTDAFVSNNYETFESLPQGAILGTSSLRRKAQLMALRPDLDVRDLRGNVGTRLGKLDAGEYDAIVLATSGLMRLELNDRIRHELAPEVCLPAVTQGTLGIEYFEKDQETLDIIKVLNHKETEIRTTAERAMNHRLEGGCQVPIGVFAELDGDHISMRGLVGALDGSEILKADIEGPASEAKQLGIDLAEKLLAQGAKAILDEVYANDAHHKG, encoded by the coding sequence ATGAAAAAAACCTTAAGAATCGCTACTCGTAAAAGCCCTTTAGCCATGTGGCAGGCTGAATTTGTTAAAGCAGAACTAGAGAAAGTACACCCAGGCCTAGAGATTATTTTGTTACCAATGGTCACTAAGGGCGACAAAATCTTAGATGTGCCTTTGGCAAAAATTGGTGGTAAAGGTTTATTCACAAAAGAACTTGAAGACCGCATGATGGATGGCGATGCTGATATTGCCGTGCATTCAATGAAAGATGTGCCAATGGAACTGCCAGAAGGGTTTGCACTGGGCGCCATTTTAGAACGTCATGCCCCAACTGATGCCTTTGTTTCAAATAACTATGAAACGTTTGAATCATTACCTCAAGGAGCGATTTTAGGAACTTCTAGCTTACGCCGTAAAGCTCAGTTAATGGCTTTAAGACCTGATTTAGATGTGCGTGATTTACGCGGTAATGTGGGCACTCGTTTAGGTAAATTAGATGCGGGTGAATATGATGCAATTGTATTGGCAACATCAGGTTTAATGCGTTTAGAGTTAAATGATCGAATCCGTCATGAGCTTGCCCCAGAGGTTTGTTTGCCAGCAGTAACACAAGGTACTTTAGGGATTGAGTATTTTGAAAAAGATCAAGAAACCTTAGACATTATTAAGGTTCTAAATCACAAAGAAACTGAGATTCGCACCACTGCTGAACGTGCCATGAATCACCGTTTAGAGGGTGGTTGCCAAGTGCCAATCGGTGTATTTGCAGAATTGGATGGCGACCATATCAGCATGCGTGGTTTAGTAGGAGCTTTAGATGGTTCAGAAATCTTAAAAGCGGATATTGAAGGTCCTGCAAGTGAAGCTAAACAGTTAGGTATTGACTTGGCAGAAAAACTGTTGGCACAAGGTGCAAAAGCTATTTTAGATGAAGTGTATGCTAATGACGCTCATCATAAAGGCTAA
- a CDS encoding thioredoxin family protein translates to MKQILLKNAFNKTSKTFMLILLLVFLLKITQQADANSDSSFKELTNLQKLAEQSQQLKLPIMLMFGAEWCEFCELLQESVFDPMMLGGLYEEKVVLMRHVGVDEAEPIPSWDGTLINKAKWAYELDADLTPTVLFFDANGHEVAPRIIGISEITLYAGLIHQRLNTAYKNMGLTKRIPVTPELLEKESVKKTQ, encoded by the coding sequence GTGAAACAAATCCTACTTAAAAATGCATTTAACAAGACTTCTAAGACATTCATGCTTATTTTGCTGTTGGTTTTTCTTTTAAAAATCACTCAGCAAGCTGATGCAAATTCTGACTCAAGCTTTAAAGAGTTAACTAATTTACAAAAATTGGCTGAGCAATCGCAACAACTCAAATTGCCGATTATGTTAATGTTTGGAGCAGAATGGTGTGAATTCTGTGAACTGCTTCAAGAATCCGTTTTTGACCCAATGATGCTGGGCGGACTTTATGAAGAAAAAGTGGTTTTAATGCGCCATGTTGGAGTAGATGAGGCAGAACCAATCCCGAGTTGGGATGGCACTTTGATTAACAAAGCCAAATGGGCTTATGAGTTAGACGCTGACCTAACCCCAACTGTGTTGTTTTTTGATGCAAATGGCCATGAAGTAGCTCCAAGAATTATAGGGATTTCAGAAATTACTTTATACGCAGGACTAATTCATCAACGTTTAAACACCGCTTATAAAAATATGGGACTAACTAAACGCATACCAGTAACACCAGAGTTACTTGAGAAAGAATCAGTCAAAAAAACACAATAG
- the argH gene encoding argininosuccinate lyase yields the protein MSNQHNQEKLSSARFSESTDAFVEAFTASIQFDKRMYKQDIQGSIAHAKMLTKVGILNETELNDIITGLTQIQQEIEAGQFEWSIQQEDIHMNIEARLTSLIGITGKKLHTGRSRNDQVATDIRLYIRDEIDAILPELKRLQTGLLELAEREADTIMPGFTHLQTAQPVTFGHHMLAWFEMIKRDVERLQDCRKRTNTMPLGSAALAGTTYPIEREYTAELLGFERITENSLDGVSDRDFAIEFTHFAAVLLMHMSRFSEELVLWSSAQFQFIDLPDRFCTGSSIMPQKKNPDVPELVRGKTGRVYGHLMSLLTLMKSQPLAYNKDNQEDKEPLFDTVDTVRGSLRAFADMVPAIQVKREMTYEAAKRGFSTATDLADYLVGKGLAFRDSHEVVGLAVAHGIKTGEDLSEMSLETLQGFCDKITDDVFEVLTLEGSVAARDHLGGTAPNQVRAAVKRAKAYLNS from the coding sequence ATGAGTAATCAACATAACCAAGAAAAACTATCTAGCGCGCGTTTTAGCGAGTCAACCGATGCTTTTGTAGAAGCGTTTACGGCATCGATTCAATTTGATAAACGCATGTACAAACAAGATATTCAAGGCTCAATTGCTCATGCCAAAATGCTGACTAAGGTTGGCATATTAAATGAAACTGAATTAAACGATATCATCACAGGTTTAACTCAAATTCAGCAAGAAATAGAAGCGGGTCAATTTGAATGGTCAATTCAGCAAGAAGATATTCATATGAATATCGAAGCACGTTTAACAAGCTTAATTGGCATTACTGGTAAAAAACTACATACAGGTCGTTCGCGTAATGACCAAGTGGCTACTGATATTCGCCTGTATATTCGAGATGAAATTGATGCTATTTTGCCTGAACTTAAACGCTTACAAACAGGTTTGTTAGAACTTGCCGAACGTGAAGCTGATACCATCATGCCTGGTTTTACTCACCTGCAAACCGCTCAGCCTGTTACTTTTGGCCACCATATGCTGGCCTGGTTTGAAATGATTAAACGTGATGTTGAACGTCTACAAGATTGCCGTAAACGTACAAACACTATGCCATTAGGTTCAGCCGCACTTGCAGGTACAACCTATCCAATTGAGCGTGAATACACCGCTGAATTATTAGGTTTTGAACGCATTACCGAAAACTCTTTAGACGGTGTTTCTGACCGTGATTTTGCCATTGAGTTCACGCACTTTGCGGCTGTTTTATTAATGCACATGTCTCGTTTTTCAGAAGAGTTGGTTTTATGGTCTTCTGCACAATTTCAGTTTATTGATTTACCTGACCGTTTTTGCACAGGTTCATCGATTATGCCGCAAAAGAAAAACCCAGATGTGCCTGAGTTAGTTCGTGGTAAAACAGGCCGAGTTTACGGGCATTTAATGAGTTTACTTACGTTAATGAAGTCTCAGCCTTTGGCTTATAACAAAGATAATCAAGAAGACAAAGAACCTTTATTTGATACCGTAGATACCGTTAGAGGTTCATTGCGTGCTTTTGCCGATATGGTGCCAGCGATTCAAGTTAAACGTGAAATGACTTATGAAGCAGCCAAACGAGGTTTTTCTACTGCAACGGATTTAGCCGATTACTTAGTGGGTAAAGGCTTAGCGTTCCGTGACTCTCATGAAGTGGTCGGTTTAGCGGTAGCACACGGGATTAAAACGGGTGAAGATTTGTCTGAAATGTCATTAGAAACTCTACAAGGTTTCTGCGATAAAATCACCGATGATGTCTTTGAAGTACTGACGCTTGAAGGTTCTGTGGCAGCACGTGACCATTTAGGTGGAACAGCTCCTAATCAAGTAAGAGCGGCGGTTAAACGTGCTAAAGCCTATTTAAACAGCTAA
- a CDS encoding pseudouridine synthase, whose translation MQLDRYLSKYAGLSRQSILKLLTLGQIIVDGQIAVSRNQEVNDFSEILIENQPLSRHKPARYFMMNKPAGILSASTDPKHKTVIELLKPEEANDLHIAGRLDRATTGLLILTNDGKWSRHITEPEQKIPKCYLVETVYAISPETEPLFAKGIYFAYENITTSPAKLEQLSLTLCRLTIYEGRYHQVKRMFAAAGNRVQSLHRESMGKITLDKDLKPGQYRALTESEINSVLQN comes from the coding sequence ATGCAACTTGATCGTTATTTGAGTAAATATGCTGGTTTGAGTCGTCAATCGATTTTAAAACTACTCACTCTAGGGCAAATTATCGTAGATGGACAGATAGCAGTTTCTAGAAACCAAGAAGTTAACGATTTTTCTGAGATATTGATAGAAAACCAACCTCTTTCAAGACATAAGCCAGCACGTTATTTTATGATGAATAAACCTGCTGGTATATTAAGTGCCTCCACTGACCCAAAGCACAAAACCGTGATTGAGTTGCTTAAACCCGAAGAGGCAAATGATTTACATATTGCAGGCCGTTTAGATAGAGCCACAACAGGCCTGCTAATCTTAACCAATGATGGGAAATGGTCTCGGCATATTACCGAACCAGAGCAGAAAATACCTAAATGCTATTTGGTTGAAACGGTTTATGCTATTTCACCAGAAACAGAACCTCTGTTTGCCAAAGGCATCTACTTTGCCTATGAAAATATCACTACCTCTCCTGCCAAATTAGAGCAATTGTCGCTCACTTTGTGCCGATTAACCATCTATGAAGGGCGTTACCATCAAGTAAAAAGAATGTTTGCCGCGGCAGGAAACCGTGTTCAGTCATTGCATAGAGAATCTATGGGTAAGATAACGCTAGATAAGGATTTAAAGCCTGGTCAATACCGGGCTTTAACAGAAAGTGAAATTAACTCAGTATTACAAAATTAA
- a CDS encoding GGDEF domain-containing protein yields MHIPRLTKSIFLDQFIYMQMVGVVIGLAFPHFLVLYGFPPEEVLTWDFYLVTQIAGQTVGLISFLMISMVIRPHLKHLSQKMQDIATGLHQKDFLDYSAKCHDELCLMEVVSSDEIGVSAHAYNELLTALLASHDNEVVFNKFSLIMSENLEVQNLSEDVIDLLISATKIEAATILMFKNGEVNVEATRGIVNPESLVEHPVVLESIQKGSAHYITLPKHIKMDRVLTQFTPSEVFIEPIDFKGTHLGVMIAATGSEYADERTTNTLRLFSRSVGLALNNALIHSKFQRLAAYDSLTNVYNRRFGMARLKEDFGRASREKSSLSVVMVDIDHFKNVNDTYGHLVGDKAIIMISSILKNVLRDGDIVVRYGGEEFLMILQAANSKDAAIVCERIRHQVQDSVFQDGKQHIPITVSIGVSAFPETDVVDEVQLIDKADQALYQAKQTGRNKVVEYGNMTS; encoded by the coding sequence ATGCATATACCTAGATTAACCAAAAGTATTTTTTTAGACCAATTTATCTATATGCAGATGGTCGGTGTTGTCATTGGCTTGGCTTTTCCACATTTTTTAGTGCTATATGGTTTTCCACCAGAAGAAGTTTTAACTTGGGATTTTTATTTAGTGACACAAATCGCAGGGCAAACGGTTGGTTTAATAAGTTTTTTAATGATATCAATGGTTATTCGTCCGCATTTAAAACACTTGTCGCAAAAAATGCAAGACATTGCCACAGGACTTCATCAAAAAGACTTTCTAGATTATTCAGCTAAATGCCACGATGAGTTATGTTTGATGGAAGTTGTGTCAAGTGATGAGATTGGCGTCAGTGCACATGCCTATAATGAGTTATTAACAGCACTGCTAGCCTCACATGACAATGAAGTTGTTTTTAATAAGTTTTCTTTGATTATGTCAGAAAACCTTGAAGTACAAAACTTGTCTGAAGATGTTATCGATTTGCTTATCTCAGCCACAAAAATAGAAGCCGCTACCATTTTGATGTTTAAGAATGGCGAGGTTAATGTAGAAGCAACTCGCGGTATTGTTAACCCAGAAAGTTTAGTTGAGCATCCTGTTGTTTTGGAGTCGATTCAAAAAGGTTCTGCGCATTACATTACTTTACCCAAACATATTAAAATGGATCGTGTGCTTACCCAATTTACACCTTCAGAGGTTTTTATTGAGCCAATAGATTTCAAAGGCACACATTTAGGGGTAATGATTGCTGCGACGGGTTCAGAATATGCTGATGAACGAACAACGAATACGTTACGCCTATTCTCAAGAAGTGTCGGTTTAGCTTTAAACAACGCCTTAATTCACTCTAAATTCCAACGTTTAGCGGCATACGATAGCTTAACTAATGTTTATAACCGTCGTTTTGGTATGGCACGCTTAAAAGAAGATTTTGGCCGTGCTTCAAGAGAAAAATCATCTTTAAGTGTGGTTATGGTTGATATAGATCACTTTAAAAATGTCAATGATACCTACGGGCACTTAGTTGGGGATAAAGCGATTATCATGATTTCAAGCATTCTTAAAAATGTTCTACGAGATGGTGATATTGTGGTGCGTTATGGCGGAGAAGAATTTTTAATGATTTTACAAGCTGCCAACTCCAAAGATGCCGCAATTGTTTGTGAGCGTATTCGTCATCAAGTGCAAGATTCGGTATTCCAAGACGGCAAACAACACATTCCAATTACGGTGAGTATAGGTGTCAGCGCTTTCCCAGAAACCGACGTTGTGGACGAAGTTCAATTGATTGATAAAGCCGATCAGGCCTTATATCAAGCAAAACAAACCGGCAGAAATAAAGTGGTTGAGTACGGTAATATGACATCTTAA
- a CDS encoding adenine phosphoribosyltransferase, protein MAQHPLAQYLDAVPDFPKPGILFSDISPLLKTHFTETIDAISDLFSEQEWAEVDALVGIESRGFIFAAALAYKHNKGFIKVRKPGKLPNVEACIEYGLEYGSDKLEMQKGDGSRVLLLDDLIATGGSMEAAASLCEKVGYKVAGMACLIDLASLNSFMYKDLTVRSVIQFND, encoded by the coding sequence ATGGCTCAACATCCACTTGCACAATATCTTGATGCAGTTCCTGACTTTCCCAAACCGGGAATTTTATTTAGCGATATTTCACCGCTTCTTAAGACTCATTTTACAGAGACAATTGATGCAATTAGTGATTTATTTTCAGAACAAGAGTGGGCTGAGGTTGACGCTTTGGTTGGAATAGAATCACGTGGTTTTATCTTTGCCGCCGCCTTGGCCTACAAACACAACAAAGGTTTTATAAAAGTAAGAAAACCAGGCAAGCTTCCAAATGTCGAGGCTTGTATAGAGTATGGTTTGGAATATGGTAGTGACAAGCTTGAAATGCAAAAAGGCGATGGTAGTCGGGTACTTTTATTGGATGACTTAATTGCAACAGGTGGTTCTATGGAAGCAGCCGCTTCATTATGTGAAAAAGTCGGTTACAAAGTCGCTGGTATGGCTTGTTTAATTGATTTAGCAAGCCTAAACAGTTTTATGTATAAAGATTTGACTGTTCGATCAGTGATTCAATTTAATGATTAG
- a CDS encoding Sel1-like repeat-containing protein kinase family protein, protein MSVGILSVLEQQPDISKIKPISSNDEAIVFKVKQTLDKGSRKQFVRVLKDVRSHQAVKREKDILHYLNQFPEFIHFNEIRKVGYHYLQFFDFKSKKSLQQTIDKKGAFSAKAAKKLLTDMVAVLEHVHTLGFVHGDITPNNILLGKKQAYLVEWSHAIPSLGSYESELILGDKLYCSPERLNGRLDEASDIYSLGCTLYFALTGKHIYRLGKGESEANKLWAHTHHSVHKMNKLPIFWRYLIFWMTQKTPEKRPDLVELKKWLKDQTVPEWVRKMSVRVDKSYPADPMTVLADEHFMYPIFKKAQASEKAGDLETAFNLYENCAFRDYSLAETSLGLMYEQGKPIKQSYAMAANMYHQAFQKGNPDAAYKLGHLFEEGLGMPVNLDYAVKLYRFAALRGNLRAQNALGMMYFQGQGVAQDMAQAHTWLGLAAEYGNEEAQTNLKMLLQKSKAIA, encoded by the coding sequence ATGTCTGTTGGTATTCTATCTGTTTTAGAACAGCAGCCCGATATAAGTAAAATAAAACCAATAAGCTCTAATGACGAGGCCATTGTATTTAAAGTAAAACAAACTTTAGATAAGGGTTCACGAAAACAGTTTGTTCGTGTTTTGAAAGATGTGAGAAGTCATCAGGCTGTCAAGCGTGAAAAAGACATATTGCATTATCTTAATCAATTTCCCGAATTTATTCACTTTAATGAAATTCGCAAAGTTGGATATCATTATCTGCAATTTTTTGACTTTAAAAGTAAAAAAAGCCTACAGCAAACGATAGATAAAAAAGGGGCTTTTAGTGCTAAAGCAGCCAAAAAACTATTAACTGATATGGTTGCCGTACTAGAACACGTCCATACCTTAGGGTTTGTGCATGGTGATATAACACCTAATAATATTTTGTTGGGTAAAAAACAGGCTTATCTAGTTGAATGGAGTCATGCTATTCCGTCATTAGGTTCTTATGAATCAGAACTTATTTTAGGGGATAAACTCTACTGTTCTCCAGAACGATTGAATGGTCGGCTAGACGAGGCAAGCGATATTTATTCTTTGGGTTGTACCCTTTATTTTGCTTTAACGGGTAAGCATATTTATCGACTTGGTAAAGGTGAAAGCGAAGCCAATAAATTATGGGCACATACACATCATTCTGTACACAAAATGAACAAACTGCCTATTTTTTGGCGTTATTTAATATTTTGGATGACACAGAAAACGCCTGAAAAAAGACCAGACCTGGTAGAACTAAAAAAGTGGTTAAAAGACCAAACCGTTCCTGAATGGGTTAGAAAAATGAGTGTTAGGGTCGATAAATCTTACCCCGCTGATCCAATGACTGTTTTGGCTGATGAACACTTTATGTACCCAATATTTAAAAAAGCACAAGCGAGTGAAAAAGCAGGCGATTTAGAAACTGCATTTAATCTATATGAAAATTGTGCCTTTAGAGATTATTCGCTTGCTGAAACAAGTTTAGGTTTGATGTATGAACAAGGTAAACCTATAAAACAGTCCTACGCAATGGCAGCCAATATGTATCATCAGGCCTTCCAAAAAGGCAATCCTGATGCCGCTTATAAACTGGGCCATCTTTTTGAAGAGGGTTTAGGTATGCCAGTTAATTTGGATTATGCCGTCAAACTTTATCGTTTTGCTGCCTTACGAGGTAATTTACGTGCCCAGAATGCATTAGGTATGATGTATTTTCAAGGTCAAGGCGTAGCCCAAGATATGGCTCAAGCTCATACTTGGTTAGGGCTAGCCGCAGAATATGGTAATGAAGAAGCTCAAACTAATTTAAAAATGCTTTTGCAAAAATCTAAGGCGATTGCTTAA